A window from Rhinolophus sinicus isolate RSC01 linkage group LG01, ASM3656204v1, whole genome shotgun sequence encodes these proteins:
- the LOC109451504 gene encoding dnaJ homolog subfamily B member 3, producing MVDYYEVLGVPRQASSEAIKKAYRQLALRWHPDKNPENKEAAERRFKQVAQAYEVLSDAKKRDVYDRYGEAGVKGSGGGGAGPFEDPFEYVFNFRDPADVFREFFGGRDPFSLDFFGDPLENIFGGRRSSRGSRSRGSAPLFSTFSEFPAFGGGFPSFDTGFNSFGSQGHGGVSSFSMACGRAGAGNFKSMSTSTEIINGKKITTKRIIENGQERVEVEEDGELKSLVINGKEQLLHIDSK from the coding sequence ATGGTGGACTACTACGAGGTGCTGGGCGTGCCCCGCCAGGCCTCGTCTGAGGCCATCAAGAAGGCGTACCGCCAGCTGGCGCTCAGGTGGCACCCGGACAAAAACCCCGAGAACAAGGAGGCGGCGGAGAGGAGATTCAAGCAGGTGGCCCAGGCGTACGAGGTGTTGTCCGACGCCAAGAAAAGGGACGTGTATGACCGCTACGGCGAGGCGGGCGTGAAGGGCAGTGGCGGAGGCGGTGCGGGGCCTTTCGAAGACCCCTTCGAATATGTCTTCAACTTCCGCGACCCAGCCGACGTCTTCAGGGAGTTTTTCGGTGGCCGGGACCCGTTTTCGCTTGACTTCTTTGGAGACCCGCTTGAGAACATTTTCGGGGGTCGGAGGAGCTCCCGGGGAAGCAGAAGCAGAGGGTCCgctccccttttctccaccttcAGTGAATTTCCAGCATTCGGGGgtggttttccttcttttgataCAGGATTTAATTCCTTTGGTTCCCAGGGCCATGGGGGCGTTTCTTCTTTCTCCATGGCTTGTGGTCGGGCTGGGGCGGGTAACTTCAAATCCATGTCGACGTCCACCGAAATCATTAATGGCAAAAAAATCACCACCAAGAGAATTATTGAGAATGGCCAAGAAAGGGTGGAAGTGGAAGAAGACGGAGAGTTGAAGTCCTTGGTAATAAACGGCAAAGAGCAGTTGTTGCACATTGACAGCAAGTGA